The DNA window AAGGTACGCTTGGCAAGATCTTAGAGCGGAATTTCCTAAAGGAATAATGCGCTCTTTACCACCTTTTCCTGTGCAACGTACAAAGCCCATTGTTAAATGAACATCTTCTATATCCAGATTAATGCATTCACTAATACGCATCCCACTGGCGTATAATAATTCTAGCATCGCTTGATCACGCAATCCGTTTGCTTTATTGGTAGCAGGCGCTTGTATTAATGCGTCTACCTCCTCTATAGATAAAATATTTGGCAACTTCTTATCCATTTGAGGCATTTCTAAATGAACTGTTGGATCAGTTTCGACAATACGTTCACGAATCATAAATTGATGAAAAGATCGGATGGAAGATATATGACGCGCTATTGTTCGTGACGTTTTTGTTGTTTCCTTTAAATGGCGTAAATGATTTAAAATATGGACGCGTTCTACCTTTTTTAAAGACTCTATTTGTTCAACTTCTTTTAAATATTGTAAATAAACTTTTAAGTCTCGTTCATAAGACGTTAATGTATTTTCAGCAAGCTGTCTTTCGACACGCAGAAAATGAATATAATCGTCTAGTGCATCTTTGCCAAAATTCATACGTCTGCCTCCTTCACTTTTCACATAATCCCTTTTGCACTCTCTTTTTCCCACAATAAAAGGACGACCGGTAGGGCCGTCCTTTTGGCATCGATTATTCTGATGGATTTTGAGAATTGCTGTCATTGCAGCGCCAGCAGATGCCATGGAAAGTAAGACGGTGGTCTTTAATTTGGAAATTCCAACGTTTCTCTACTATGTTCTCCACATCTTCTAAAAGATCCTCTTGTATTTCATCTACAGCTCCACATTCTAAACAAACAAGATGATGATGGAAATGTGCTGCACCTTCTTGACGCAAATCATAACGCGACACACCATCACCGAAATTTATTTTGTCTACAATTTTCAATTCAGTTAAAAGTTCTAATGTCCTGTATACTGTTGCCAATCCGATTTCCGGTGCAATGTCTTTAACTAAAAGATAGACGTCTTCTGCACTTAAATGATCTTCTTCATGGTCTAACAAAACTCGAACTGTCGCTTCACGCTGTGGCGTCAATTTGTAACTCGCAGCGTGTAATTGTTTTTTTATGCGGTCGATTCTAGTTTCCATGCGACGCCCTCCCTCAAACTGCCTTTATTATATCAAAAGGGAGTTCTCAATTACAACAATACTATTCACTCTTTAATAATAATCGTTATAAAGTAATAATAGTTTCAATTCTCAATTGATAAATGTTGCTTCGCCCATAATACAGCGAAAGCCGTTTTAGCATCATAAATTCGTTCGTCAGCGACCATTTTTTCCGCTTCTTCAATTGTGACTTCCATTAATTCAACAAACTCATCATCATCTAACACCGCACCATTTGTGGCTTTACTCAAACCTTCAGCTACGAACAAGTGAATGACTTCGTCTGCAAATCCTGGAGATGTCGCAAAAGTCTGTAGTTTGATTAGTTTTTCAGCTGTATAGCCCGTTTCTTCTTCTAATTCACGCATCGCTGTTGTTTCTGGCGCTTCACCCGGCTCTAGTTTACCGGCCGGAATTTCTACTAATGAGCGTTCCAACGCTTTACGATATTGCTCTACAAAAATGATTTTTCTATCTGGAGTAATTGCAATAATCGCAACCGCGCCTGGATGCTCTACTAATTCGCGTTTTGATGTGTGGCCATTCGGAAGTGATACGTCATCAACTTTCAAATTAATGACTTTCCCTTCATATATTCGATTGGAATGGATTGTTTTTTCTTCAAACTTCTTCATCTGGACCCTCTTTTCGTTTGTGGTATCTCTGACAAAAAGTATACCATACTAGTAACGACAGACTAAATGAGGTGGAAAAAGATGAAGAAAAGACAATTAGGTACAAGTGGGCTTGAGGTTAGTGAAATCGGCTTTGGCTGCATGTCACTACCTACTGATGAGAAAGATGCAGGACGAATTGTTGATGAAGCAATTGCTCAAGGCATTAATTATTTTGACACGGCCGATTTATACGACAGAGGAGAAAACGAAGAAATTGTCGGCAAAACACTAAAGCATCACCGAAATAATATCGTTCTCGCCACAAAAGTAGGAAATCAATGGAGCAACAACTCTGATGAGGTCCAGTGGAATCCAAGTAAAGATTATATAAAAAAACAAATTCACGAAAGTTTGAAGCGATTGCAAACTGATTATATCGACTTGTATCAATTACACGGTGGCATGATTACTGATAATGCCTTTGAAACAATCGAGGCATTTGAAGAATTGAAAAAAGAAGGATTAATTCGTGAATACGGCATCTCTTCTATTCGTCCAAATGTTATTAATCGTTTTCTTTCCGAAAGCGATCTGACGTCTATTATGATGCAATACAGCTTATTAGATCGTCGTCCTGAGGAATGGCTTGATACTATTCAACAATCAGGAGGCTCTGTAGTGACGCGCGGTACTTTAGCAAAAGGTCTTTTAACTGCCGAAGGTCTTGAACGAGCAAATAAAATTGATGGATATTTATCTTACGAGTCAGAAAACCTAAAAGACACTTTGCAAAAGCTTATGAACATTCACAGCAATCTTCACGCATTGTCTTTGCATAGTATCTTGCAACATCAAGCAATCGGATCGGTTGTAACAGGCGCTAGCTCTCCAGAACAAATCAAATCGACTATCAAAGCATATGAAACTAACATCTCACAAGAACAAGTAAAGCAAGCAAAAGCTGTTACACGTCAAGAGGTTTACAAAGAACATAGAGATTAAGCGTTTGTCGTCTGTAGATCAATAAATATAGTCATCAATCGTTTATTTTGTAACCTTAAAAATCTTATTTAAAAAATAGGCACTGAACTCTTATAAACACGAGAGCTTCTATGCCTATTTTTATTGTCTTTAACCTCAATTAAATTAACTCGAGAGCTTCTATTAATATGCATTAATAATACTCAAAAAACTCGTAGTTACTATAGTCTTTATAAGCTCCCGAGAAAAAGAATACTAAATTTTCTAAAAATATGGAAAAATAAGTTGTTTTTTTATTTTTATTTGTTATTATGAATAGATAGAATCACTTTTAAGTTAAAAAATAAAATAAGGAAGTGAAACTGTAGGCATTTTTACACAAGTCAATGCAAGTCGCAAAGTTTCTTTTTTTGTATGCAATACCCATTAAAGGAGGATGAAAAATGATAAAAAAGATTTTTACTACTGCAGCTGCATTAACATTAGTCCTAACAAATGCTAGTTTAGCACCATTAGCAGCTACAAGCTTTGAAGAACCGAGTAATGTCAAACCCGCTGATTATGCTACAGATGTCAGTTTGAATCCAACGTTAGAAGCGATCGTTAAAGATTCTACAGGGGCTGCTATTAACACCGTTGACTTTAAAAAAGGATTTAAGTATGACTTCGCTAGTAGCAATAACATGACGGGATTTGAAAACGATGCTGCTGAGAACCCTCTCTCTTCAAGTATCCCAACAAATTCTACTCCTTTAACGGACCAAAAAATTGATGCAATCGCCAAAAATGATAATAAAACTGCCCTTACGAAAAGTAGTAATGGTTTCCCATCTCAACGCTTTGTTGTTGATGTATCTAAAGATATGGCTGCCGGAAATGCTATCGAGATTTACTGGGAAGGTAAAACACTTGCAAACGGATTAGCAAACTTATCTGCATGGGATTACAAAGCCAATAGCTGGATTGCTTTGAGCCAACAAGAAGGTAATTCAAAAGGCAACGAAATTGTCTTGTCAGCCGAAATCGATAAAGAAAGATTTGTTAAGGACGGAAAAGTCCAAGCAATGGTCCATGACTCTGGTACTGTAACGAATTCTAAAGATGAAGACTTTACGATGTTATGGTTTTCTGACACGCAATATTACGCTGAAGACTTTCCTGATGTTTGGACTTCTATGACTGACTGGATGATTAAAGAATTTAAAAACAAAACATTTGAATATGCTATGCACACTGGTGACGTAGTCAACCAAGTGGATAAACCAGATCAATGGGAAGTTGCCAATAAAAACTTTGACCGCTTGGATGAAGCTAATATTCCCTATGGTGTTCTCGCAGGAAATCATGATGTTTCTATCGACACGCTTAACAATACTTACGATTATACAATTTTCGAAAGATATGTTGGACTGTATCGCTTCCAAGACAAACCTTGGTTCGGTGGATCTATGAATGATAAAAATCAAAACCATTATGATTTGTTCTCATTTGGAGACCACGATTTTATCTTCCTTTATCTTGGTTTTGGCACTAACGGTTCTGCTGAAACTGTTGCATGGGCTAATAAAGTGCTTAAACAATACGAAAATCGCAACGCTATTCTTGGCATGCACGAAAATATCAACTCTTTAGCCCAATATGTAACAGATGAGGCCAGAACTGTAAGCCGAGAAATTGTTAATCCGAATAACAACGTCAAAATGGTGCTTAGCGGCCATCACCACGGTTCAAATTACCGAGTAAAAGATGTAACAAATGAAGACGGTTCTAAACGGGAAGTATTAGAAGTGTTAGGTAATTACCAAGGCAACACTGCTCCTGACCGCGGACAAGGTTACCTACGTTTGTTAACATTTGATCCAACTGACGAAACATTGGATTTTGTTACGTATTCTCCATATTTAAACGATTACGATTTTGATCAGTTTGATCCAGCGAAAGAAAGCTTTACTGCTAATTTTGATTTAGCTGATGTCGAAGCTAAACCAAACCCAAGACAAATTGAAACTGATTACTTAGCTGTCAATATCTATACCGATCAAGCGATTGGCCAAGTTAAAAATGTGAAATCAGGCGACAAAGCTACCGTTCAATGGAAAGGTCTTAGCGAAAAAACAAACTACCAATGGTATATAAACATGATCAACGCTGCTGGCGAAAGTGAAAAATCCCCAGTTTACCAGTTTACGACTGGCGTAAAAGAACCTGATCCAGAGCCGGAGCCAGAACCAACTAAACCTACATTCCCAGACGTTACACCTGAAAAACCCGACTGGGCATATGAAGCTATTGAACGTATGGCTGGCAAAGGAATTATTCAAGGTTACCCAGACAAAACGTTTAAATGGAGAAATAGCATTGAAAGACAGCATGTTTCATTAATGTTTACTCGTGCTATACCAGAACTGAAAAGCAAACCACCTTACAAACTATTTAGCGATGTTCCTGTAGGGTATAAATATTTCGAACCAATTATGGCAACTCAACAAGCTGGAATTGTTGAAGGTTACGACAATAAATTCCGCCCAGCCGGTATGCTCACTCGCCAAGAAATGGCGAAGGTATTAGTTGTAGCATTTGATATTAATGCAAAAGGGTCACATAAATTCCCAGACGTTGATCCAAATGGATGGTCTGATCCATATATTGATGCATTATACGCTGCCGGTATCACAGTTGGTTCGCCTGATGGCAAATTTAATCCTAAAGCGGATGTTACTAGAGCCGAGTTTGCAGTATTTATGGACAGAGCATTAACTTACACTAAAAAACAATAAGCACAAGAAAGGAGCCTGCATTTGCAGGCTCCTTTCTTGTGCTTTATATTAATAATTCATATTAGAACTTATTTCCTTTATCGCCGTGACGTTCTAATAATTCTGCAAACGACAAATTCTTTTCTCGTTCTTTACGCTCAAATAAACGCTGCGCTTCTTTTTCTTCTTCTAGCTTTTGTTCTTCTTTGAGTAAATCTTTTTTCGTTTCTTTCAATTTCGATAGCATATCTTCTGAAAATAAACCGGTAGATTCTTCTTTTCTTTTAGCCACGGGTGCTCTCTCCTTATGGACGTTTAATGATTGTTGCGATTCCTTGACCGCCACCTATACATAAAGTTGCAAGACCTGTTTTCGCATCTCGTTTCATCATTTCATGTAATAACGTTACGAAAATTCGTGTACCACTAGCACCAATCGGGTGACCAATGGCAATTGCTCCCCCGTTAACATTTAAAATATCATGGTTAAATTCTAGTTCGCGATCAACTGAAATTGATTGAGCTGCAAAGGCTTCATTAGCTTCGATCAACTCGATATCGCCAAGTGACATATCCGCTTTAGTCAACGCATTTTTCACAGCTTGTACCGGACCAATTCCCATGATAGACGGGTCCACCCCTGCTGTTCCACTAGCTACAATTGTTGCAAGTGGCGTCAGACCTAGTTCTTGTGCTTTGGCTTTTGACATTACCACAACTGCTGCCGCACCATCGTTAATGCCCGATGAATTTCCGGCTGTTACACTGCCTTCTTTTTTAAATGCTGGACGCAATTTTGCTAGTTTTTCTTCGTTAGAGCTACTTTTCACGTACTCATCAGTCTTAAAGATGATTGGATCGCCTTTACGCTGAGGAATTTCCACTGGCACAATTTCGTCGTCAAAACGACCTGATTCAATTGCTGCTGCTGCACGCGCTTGTGAACGTGCTGCGAATTTATCTTGTTCTTCTCTTGTAATATCATATCGATCACATAAGTTTTCTGCTGTAACGCCCATGTGATAATCGTTGAATGCACATGTTAGTCCGTCAGTAATCATGCTATCAACTACTTTTTGATCTCCCATGCGGAAACCACTGCGGGCATTTTCCATTAAGTAAGGCGCACGACTCATGTTCTCCATTCCGCCAGCTACCACAATTTCTGCATCCCCTGCATAAATCGCTTGGTAAGCTAATTGAATCGATTTTAATCCAGAGCCACAAACCTTATTAATTGTCATAGCTGGAACAGATTCTGGAAGTCCTGCATTAATTGATGCTTGACGAGCCGGATTTTGACCAAGTCCCGCTTGAAGCACATTCCCCATAATAACTTCTGACACTTGCTCAGGTTGAATGCTCGCACGTTTTAGCGCCTCTTTAATAACGATTTCCCCAAGTTTTGTTGCTGGAACATCTTTAAGAGACCCTTGAAATGAACCTACTGCAGTTCGGACAGCGCTTACAATAACGATTTCTTGTGACATGAATTTTTCCCCCTTGAATGATTGTTTGCTAGTTGCTCTTTTATCCCACTCCTCTATACAATAGATAATAGGGGGGATACTATGTTCAGTTTACCAAAGAATGCCACGATTATCGAGGTTGGGCCACGAGATGGTCTCCAAAATGAAGAGAAGCTTGTTGGAACAGAGGATAAACTTCAATTTATTAGCGCTTTGCAAAATGCAGGAATCCAAGAAATGGAATTAACGTCCTTTGTTTCGCCAAAATGGGTGCCTCAAATGGCAGATTCAAAAGAAATAGTCGCCAGGGCAAAAAAACTGGGCCGACAATTTGTACTAACGCCCAATGAGCGTGGGATTAACGCCGCTCTTGAATCCGGTGCACAATCACTCGCTGTTTTCGTAGGTGTTTCTAATACATTCAATAAAAAAAATATTAATAAAACAACACAAGAAAGTATGGCAGCTTTAAAGCCACTCATTCTTGAATTGAAAAAACATCATGTTTTTGTACGCGCCTGTATTTCTACAGCGTTTTATTGTCCTTTTGAAGGAGCGATTTCTCCTGAAGCGACTATTGACCTTTGTCGTGAATTTGTCGATTGGGGTATCGATGAATTGAGTGTGGCAGACACCATTGGAATGGCTAATCCACAAGAAAGTTATAACTTATTTAAAAAGCTCATTAAAGAATTTCCAGAAGTGTTAATGACAGCACATTTCCACGACACGCGTAAAATGGCGTTAGCTAATATTGTTTCCGCATTGCAAGCAGGCGTAACACGCTTTGATACTTCTGCAGGTGGTTTGGGTGGCTGTCCTTTCGCTCCGGGAGCAACAGGCAATGTGGCGACAGAAGACGTCATTAACATGTTACACCGTATGGATATTCAAACAGGAATAGATCTAGACTTACTTTGTGTAGCGATTGAAAAAATAGAACCGTATGTGACAAACTCAATAACTACAGGCATGTACACATTATACAAAAATCGATCTTAAGGAGCTTACGCTATGAAGAAAAGATTAATCTGGACTTCAGCAATTGTTTCTAGTTTTTTGACAGCATCCGCTACCATCGTAGGAATTATCGCCAGTAACCGACTCATGTATGTAAAGAAAAAAGATGATCAATTGATTTTAGAAAGAGAAATTACAGCTAAACGCTATGACGAAGCATGGTATGCAAAAGTACCAAAAAGCGAACAGTGGATTGAATCAGATAACGGTTACCCGATTAAAGCCATTTTTTTAGAACCTCATGATACTAATCGTTACGTTATCATTTGCCATGGTGTAACTGAATCAAAAGTCAACTCATTTAGATTTGCTCGGATGTTCGAACACTTAGGATTTAACTCGGTCGTTTACGATCACAGACGACACGGCGATTCAGGTGGAAAAACAACCAGTTTTGGCCATTTTGAAAAATTGGATTTAAAAGCGGTCGTAAAAGCTCTCGAGTTACACGTAGGACCTAACTTGTTTTATGGCATACATGGGGAATCCATGGGCGCAGCTACCACTCTTTTATACGGTGGTATGGAAGATACGGCCAATTTTTATATTTCAGATTGTGCTTATTCCGATATATCCGAACAAATTTTACATGTCATGAGAACAACGACGCCATTACGCACGACTTTAGCATTGAGACTCGCAAGTCTTTTCATGAAAATGCGTGATGGTTATTCCATTGCTACAGTGTCACCACGAGAAACTATAAAAAATATTAAAAATCCTGTACTTTTTATACACAGCATTAACGATGATTTTGTTTTACCTAAAATGAGCGAAGAACTTTTCGCATTAAAACAAGGTCCAAAAGAGTTAAAGATGTTTTCAGAAGGTGCCCACGCACAGTCTTTTAATAAAAACCCAGAAGAATATGAAGAAACCGTTGCTGAATTTTTAATGAAGTACGGATTATTAACACCTAAAAAAGAAGCTACACCCATATCTTCTTCAGCTACTTTAGCAACATATAAAACATAAGAAAAAGCACTCCGCGGAGTGCTTTTTCTTATGTTTCTTTGTTTCGATTTAAAATTAATTTCATGCCTGCCTGCCCTTCTATACCAATAAATAACTCGGTGATGGGACCGCTTTTGACAATGCCTGTTACATGAAGTTCGATCGTATCCAAATTGTAATCTGTCATATCTTGCACCAATTCTTGAATCTTATCCAATGAAATCGGAAAGGCTTTTCTAATACTTTCATTTTCTAGATGAAATTTTCCCGCCTCTTTTTCATCTTCTTCAATAACGGGCATATAGAACTTCAACTCTTCACGTTCTGCCATTTTGCATTCCTCCTTTAAGTTTAACGAGAACACACGGATTTACCCCTTTAATACCCGTTATCGTTAAATGTAAGTACAAATGGAGACAAAATAAAAAAAGCACTCCGAAGAGTACTTTTTATTTTTTAGCTTTTTTTTCTGGTTTAGTTGATGCTTTATTCATTTGAGTCATCATTTGATTGATTTTTTTCTGAGACGGTTTTTGTCCCATTTGCATCATCATGATTCGTAGCATTTCTTCATTGATTGGTGGATTATCTTGCAAATATTTCATCATATATCGACGAGCGATATAGAATCCAAGTGCAACACCTGCGAGTAAAGCCACGATAACGATTACGATCCAGATCCATGTATCCATTCTTGTTACCTCCTTCGTGTTGCGTAAATAAGTAGTGCACCACAATGGATTATACTATAAAAAAAGAAGTATGACTATAAGTAGCAAAATAATAAAAAAATGGGAGCCATAAATGCTCCCATTCCTCATTTTACTGTTCGTTAATTAAGTTTTTCACTTTAGTTGTTACGTTTTCGACAGTAAATCCAAGCTCTTCCATAATGCGTTCGCCTGGCGCACTTGCACCAAAACGATCGATTGCTAGAATTTCGCCTTCGTCACCTGTATAACGATCCCATCCGAATGAAGTACCCACTTCAATCGCTAGGCGTTTTTTAACAGTTTTTGGAATAACAGATTGCTTGTATTCTTTGTCTTGTTTTTCGAAACGATCCCAAGATGGCATTGAAACAACAGAAACGTTGATGCCTTCTTCAGCCAATTGCTTTTGTGCGGCTACAGCTAAACTAACCTCAGATCCAGTCGCTAGTAATAATGCTTGTGGATTTTCAACAGGTGACACCACATAAGCACCTTTTTCAACGCCAGCTTCAGCTAGTTCACCGCTATTTTCCAAAATCGGTAAATCCTGACGTGACAAAACAAGTAAAGTTGGTGTCGTTTTAGCTGTTAACGCTAAACGCCATGCCGCTTTTGTTTCGTTAGCATCTGCAGGACGAACAACGCTCAAGTTTGGCATTGCACGAAGAGAAGCTAAATGTTCAACCGGTTCATGAGTTGGACCATCTTCTCCTACAGCTACACTGTCATGCGTGAACACATATGTTACAGGAAGGCCCATTAAAGCAGCTAAACGTATTGCTGGACGAACATAGTCACTAAAGACGAAGAACGTTCCACCAAAGACATGAAGGCCCCCGTGAAGTGCCATACCATTTAATGCAGCTCCCATTGCGAATTCACGAACA is part of the Planococcus sp. PAMC 21323 genome and encodes:
- a CDS encoding aldo/keto reductase is translated as MKKRQLGTSGLEVSEIGFGCMSLPTDEKDAGRIVDEAIAQGINYFDTADLYDRGENEEIVGKTLKHHRNNIVLATKVGNQWSNNSDEVQWNPSKDYIKKQIHESLKRLQTDYIDLYQLHGGMITDNAFETIEAFEELKKEGLIREYGISSIRPNVINRFLSESDLTSIMMQYSLLDRRPEEWLDTIQQSGGSVVTRGTLAKGLLTAEGLERANKIDGYLSYESENLKDTLQKLMNIHSNLHALSLHSILQHQAIGSVVTGASSPEQIKSTIKAYETNISQEQVKQAKAVTRQEVYKEHRD
- a CDS encoding alpha/beta hydrolase, with product MKKRLIWTSAIVSSFLTASATIVGIIASNRLMYVKKKDDQLILEREITAKRYDEAWYAKVPKSEQWIESDNGYPIKAIFLEPHDTNRYVIICHGVTESKVNSFRFARMFEHLGFNSVVYDHRRHGDSGGKTTSFGHFEKLDLKAVVKALELHVGPNLFYGIHGESMGAATTLLYGGMEDTANFYISDCAYSDISEQILHVMRTTTPLRTTLALRLASLFMKMRDGYSIATVSPRETIKNIKNPVLFIHSINDDFVLPKMSEELFALKQGPKELKMFSEGAHAQSFNKNPEEYEETVAEFLMKYGLLTPKKEATPISSSATLATYKT
- the fur gene encoding ferric iron uptake transcriptional regulator, with the translated sequence METRIDRIKKQLHAASYKLTPQREATVRVLLDHEEDHLSAEDVYLLVKDIAPEIGLATVYRTLELLTELKIVDKINFGDGVSRYDLRQEGAAHFHHHLVCLECGAVDEIQEDLLEDVENIVEKRWNFQIKDHRLTFHGICWRCNDSNSQNPSE
- a CDS encoding hydroxymethylglutaryl-CoA lyase gives rise to the protein MFSLPKNATIIEVGPRDGLQNEEKLVGTEDKLQFISALQNAGIQEMELTSFVSPKWVPQMADSKEIVARAKKLGRQFVLTPNERGINAALESGAQSLAVFVGVSNTFNKKNINKTTQESMAALKPLILELKKHHVFVRACISTAFYCPFEGAISPEATIDLCREFVDWGIDELSVADTIGMANPQESYNLFKKLIKEFPEVLMTAHFHDTRKMALANIVSALQAGVTRFDTSAGGLGGCPFAPGATGNVATEDVINMLHRMDIQTGIDLDLLCVAIEKIEPYVTNSITTGMYTLYKNRS
- a CDS encoding S-layer homology domain-containing protein — encoded protein: MIKKIFTTAAALTLVLTNASLAPLAATSFEEPSNVKPADYATDVSLNPTLEAIVKDSTGAAINTVDFKKGFKYDFASSNNMTGFENDAAENPLSSSIPTNSTPLTDQKIDAIAKNDNKTALTKSSNGFPSQRFVVDVSKDMAAGNAIEIYWEGKTLANGLANLSAWDYKANSWIALSQQEGNSKGNEIVLSAEIDKERFVKDGKVQAMVHDSGTVTNSKDEDFTMLWFSDTQYYAEDFPDVWTSMTDWMIKEFKNKTFEYAMHTGDVVNQVDKPDQWEVANKNFDRLDEANIPYGVLAGNHDVSIDTLNNTYDYTIFERYVGLYRFQDKPWFGGSMNDKNQNHYDLFSFGDHDFIFLYLGFGTNGSAETVAWANKVLKQYENRNAILGMHENINSLAQYVTDEARTVSREIVNPNNNVKMVLSGHHHGSNYRVKDVTNEDGSKREVLEVLGNYQGNTAPDRGQGYLRLLTFDPTDETLDFVTYSPYLNDYDFDQFDPAKESFTANFDLADVEAKPNPRQIETDYLAVNIYTDQAIGQVKNVKSGDKATVQWKGLSEKTNYQWYINMINAAGESEKSPVYQFTTGVKEPDPEPEPEPTKPTFPDVTPEKPDWAYEAIERMAGKGIIQGYPDKTFKWRNSIERQHVSLMFTRAIPELKSKPPYKLFSDVPVGYKYFEPIMATQQAGIVEGYDNKFRPAGMLTRQEMAKVLVVAFDINAKGSHKFPDVDPNGWSDPYIDALYAAGITVGSPDGKFNPKADVTRAEFAVFMDRALTYTKKQ
- the xerD gene encoding site-specific tyrosine recombinase XerD, whose protein sequence is MNFGKDALDDYIHFLRVERQLAENTLTSYERDLKVYLQYLKEVEQIESLKKVERVHILNHLRHLKETTKTSRTIARHISSIRSFHQFMIRERIVETDPTVHLEMPQMDKKLPNILSIEEVDALIQAPATNKANGLRDQAMLELLYASGMRISECINLDIEDVHLTMGFVRCTGKGGKERIIPLGNSALRSCQAYLEKGRIDLLKSGEKTDALFINQRGKRLTRQGFWKLLKQHAQKAGIQKELTPHTLRHSFATHLLENGADIRAVQEMLGHADISTTQIYTHVSKTRLKDVYSQFHPRA
- a CDS encoding acetyl-CoA C-acetyltransferase; protein product: MSQEIVIVSAVRTAVGSFQGSLKDVPATKLGEIVIKEALKRASIQPEQVSEVIMGNVLQAGLGQNPARQASINAGLPESVPAMTINKVCGSGLKSIQLAYQAIYAGDAEIVVAGGMENMSRAPYLMENARSGFRMGDQKVVDSMITDGLTCAFNDYHMGVTAENLCDRYDITREEQDKFAARSQARAAAAIESGRFDDEIVPVEIPQRKGDPIIFKTDEYVKSSSNEEKLAKLRPAFKKEGSVTAGNSSGINDGAAAVVVMSKAKAQELGLTPLATIVASGTAGVDPSIMGIGPVQAVKNALTKADMSLGDIELIEANEAFAAQSISVDRELEFNHDILNVNGGAIAIGHPIGASGTRIFVTLLHEMMKRDAKTGLATLCIGGGQGIATIIKRP
- a CDS encoding NUDIX hydrolase, whose protein sequence is MKKFEEKTIHSNRIYEGKVINLKVDDVSLPNGHTSKRELVEHPGAVAIIAITPDRKIIFVEQYRKALERSLVEIPAGKLEPGEAPETTAMRELEEETGYTAEKLIKLQTFATSPGFADEVIHLFVAEGLSKATNGAVLDDDEFVELMEVTIEEAEKMVADERIYDAKTAFAVLWAKQHLSIEN
- a CDS encoding DUF3886 domain-containing protein, with translation MAKRKEESTGLFSEDMLSKLKETKKDLLKEEQKLEEEKEAQRLFERKEREKNLSFAELLERHGDKGNKF
- a CDS encoding YneF family protein, encoding MDTWIWIVIVIVALLAGVALGFYIARRYMMKYLQDNPPINEEMLRIMMMQMGQKPSQKKINQMMTQMNKASTKPEKKAKK